One genomic region from Bacteroidota bacterium encodes:
- a CDS encoding T9SS type A sorting domain-containing protein, producing the protein MKNIIVSIFLTAFLFFCKNTNAQGTWIPLANLTPVVNGGVMVMLLLSDGTVMAKTDSCRSDSFATATWAKLTPDVNGSYVNGTWTTMTPMHDTRVYFASQVLKDGRVFVAGGEIEGEAPGGDGTGGFSGETYDPLTDSWTMAPAQASYFGDANSEILPNGKVLLAVLSGNAHGTKIFDPVANTWATGPTCFHNHDEAAWVKLADNSILMVDLGNTSSERFIPSLNQWVTDATVPDSLYDPYWLETGAGILLPDGRAFFLGATGHTAIYSPSGNNSPGTWAAGPDIPNSYGTVDAPAAMMMNGKILCCASPQNISSNISGAFLSPTEFFEYDYLTNSFTQILAPAGGDSLNAPCYMSQMLDLPDGSVLYSTQNSSQCYVYVPSGSPLANGKPTINAIVPQNCDTLMITGTLFNGISEGAGYGDDWQMATNYPIVRFTSGTNVFYARTFNWNSTGLQRGSAPDTTYFTLPAGLPLGSYSLAVIANGISSDTITYLNLPCAVGINTINEENNLLIYPNPASANLNIINISGKTILLVYNSLGELVLEKETESDLTLDVSQLPAGVYTMVVNDDEGRVINKIVITK; encoded by the coding sequence ATGAAAAACATTATCGTTTCTATCTTTCTAACTGCATTTTTGTTTTTCTGCAAGAACACAAACGCTCAAGGCACATGGATCCCGCTTGCAAATCTAACTCCTGTGGTGAATGGTGGTGTAATGGTGATGTTACTTCTTTCCGACGGAACAGTGATGGCAAAAACGGATTCGTGCAGAAGTGATTCATTCGCAACAGCTACCTGGGCGAAACTTACTCCTGATGTGAATGGAAGTTATGTGAATGGAACGTGGACGACGATGACGCCGATGCATGACACGCGCGTTTATTTTGCTTCACAGGTTTTGAAAGATGGAAGAGTGTTTGTTGCCGGTGGAGAAATTGAAGGTGAAGCTCCTGGTGGAGATGGCACGGGTGGATTTTCCGGCGAGACGTATGATCCTTTAACCGATTCATGGACGATGGCGCCAGCACAGGCTTCTTATTTCGGCGATGCGAATTCGGAAATTCTTCCCAATGGAAAAGTGCTGCTCGCAGTTTTATCGGGCAATGCACATGGCACAAAAATATTTGATCCTGTCGCGAATACCTGGGCAACAGGGCCAACATGTTTTCATAATCATGATGAAGCGGCGTGGGTGAAACTCGCTGACAACAGTATTTTAATGGTTGATCTCGGAAACACTTCTTCCGAACGGTTTATTCCTTCGCTCAATCAATGGGTGACCGATGCAACTGTTCCTGATTCATTGTACGATCCATATTGGTTGGAAACAGGAGCGGGAATTCTTTTGCCCGACGGAAGAGCATTCTTTTTAGGAGCCACGGGGCACACTGCAATTTATTCTCCATCCGGAAATAATTCTCCGGGAACGTGGGCGGCAGGTCCTGATATTCCGAACAGTTATGGAACAGTAGATGCGCCGGCAGCGATGATGATGAATGGAAAAATTCTCTGTTGTGCTTCTCCGCAGAATATTTCTTCGAATATTTCCGGCGCATTTCTTTCACCAACTGAATTTTTCGAATATGATTATCTGACCAATTCATTCACGCAGATTCTTGCGCCTGCTGGTGGAGATTCATTGAACGCTCCGTGCTACATGAGCCAGATGCTCGATCTTCCGGATGGTTCTGTTTTATATTCAACTCAGAATTCATCGCAGTGTTATGTGTATGTTCCGAGCGGATCTCCGCTTGCGAATGGAAAACCAACGATCAACGCAATTGTTCCGCAGAATTGTGATACACTCATGATCACCGGAACTTTGTTCAATGGAATATCGGAAGGCGCAGGTTACGGCGATGACTGGCAAATGGCGACCAATTATCCGATCGTGCGTTTTACCAGTGGAACAAATGTATTTTATGCACGAACGTTTAACTGGAACAGTACGGGACTGCAGAGAGGAAGCGCGCCCGATACAACTTATTTCACGCTGCCAGCTGGATTACCACTCGGTTCTTATTCGCTTGCCGTAATTGCAAATGGAATAAGTTCTGATACGATCACGTATTTGAATCTGCCTTGTGCTGTTGGAATAAACACGATCAATGAAGAAAATAATTTATTGATATATCCAAATCCAGCTTCAGCTAATTTGAACATTATAAATATTTCGGGCAAAACGATCCTTCTCGTTTACAATTCGCTTGGTGAACTTGTACTCGAAAAAGAAACAGAAAGTGATCTGACGCTTGATGTGAGTCAATTACCCGCCGGAGTTTACACGATGGTTGTGAATGATGATGAGGGCAGAGTGATCAATAAAATCGTAATAACAAAATAA
- a CDS encoding exo-alpha-sialidase, giving the protein MKKITLSIFFVIPFLANGQITNYNLSNFAFWDTEPFLAVNPANTNNIIVGWMHATGFNQLSIATKYSNDGGTTWSSSVVNMPHVNSNYTSADVSIAFNATGGAFLSYVDSRIQNDTGFVLMTKSFDGGATWSAPSFVISSTASADFPVDRPWIAIDKTSGPYSGMIYVVSKSVDFGQMPHHIWLEKSGDNGATWSAPMLVDDSIPTDLVTNAMGALTVGSDGSVYIAYPSYHTAQSVFARMICVKSTDGAGTFTPYVVGNATASSAITDSLLQGSYSLAANPANASDLVLVFTDNRNGDADILSTRSSDGGLTWSAPIRATDDAMSNGNNQDMCWCAYAPNGTFVTAWRDRRNSAGGSQDNFEIYATASADNGSTYGTNVNMSSVQSPYINIVKGNDFIGVGSDGTNLFTAWCDNRTGNTEIFFAKTPLSSILSVNENEIENISLDIYPNPVGNENELSYTINYGKNDPAELSVMSVDGKSVQLKKEIAVEDGTTAGRIDVSSLAKGDYLLVVKMKDGTMVEKMFSR; this is encoded by the coding sequence ATGAAAAAAATCACACTTTCCATTTTCTTTGTTATACCATTTCTTGCGAACGGACAGATCACAAATTACAATCTTTCCAACTTCGCATTCTGGGACACCGAACCATTTCTCGCGGTGAATCCTGCGAATACAAATAACATTATTGTAGGATGGATGCATGCGACAGGATTCAATCAACTTTCCATCGCTACGAAATATTCAAATGATGGCGGAACGACGTGGAGCAGTTCGGTGGTGAATATGCCGCATGTGAATAGTAATTATACTTCGGCCGATGTTTCCATTGCCTTCAATGCGACGGGCGGAGCTTTTCTTTCTTACGTCGATTCGCGGATCCAGAATGATACAGGTTTTGTGCTCATGACAAAATCTTTTGATGGTGGTGCAACATGGAGCGCGCCGTCTTTCGTTATCAGTTCGACAGCAAGTGCAGATTTTCCTGTCGATCGTCCGTGGATCGCTATTGATAAAACCAGCGGACCTTACAGCGGAATGATCTATGTAGTTTCGAAAAGTGTTGACTTTGGTCAGATGCCGCATCACATCTGGCTGGAAAAATCCGGAGATAACGGAGCGACGTGGTCTGCACCGATGCTGGTGGACGATAGTATTCCAACCGACCTTGTGACGAATGCGATGGGAGCGCTCACGGTTGGAAGTGACGGATCTGTTTACATCGCATATCCTTCTTATCATACGGCGCAATCGGTTTTTGCACGAATGATCTGCGTAAAATCTACTGACGGCGCGGGAACATTCACACCTTACGTTGTTGGAAATGCAACTGCGAGTTCGGCGATCACTGATTCATTGTTGCAGGGAAGTTATTCGCTCGCGGCAAATCCTGCGAACGCTTCTGATCTTGTCCTTGTGTTCACGGATAACAGAAATGGTGACGCCGATATTCTTTCGACAAGAAGTTCAGATGGAGGATTAACATGGAGTGCGCCGATCCGAGCGACGGACGATGCAATGAGCAATGGCAACAACCAGGATATGTGCTGGTGTGCGTATGCGCCGAATGGAACTTTTGTAACCGCCTGGCGCGACAGAAGAAATTCCGCAGGAGGAAGCCAGGATAATTTTGAAATTTATGCAACAGCGAGCGCAGATAATGGATCGACGTATGGAACGAATGTGAATATGAGTTCGGTGCAGAGTCCTTACATAAATATTGTGAAAGGAAATGATTTCATTGGTGTTGGATCGGACGGAACAAATCTTTTTACAGCGTGGTGCGACAATAGAACGGGTAATACAGAAATATTTTTCGCGAAGACTCCGCTGAGTTCGATTCTTTCTGTCAATGAGAATGAAATAGAAAATATTTCGCTTGATATTTATCCGAACCCGGTTGGGAATGAAAATGAATTGAGCTACACCATTAATTATGGAAAAAATGATCCGGCGGAATTATCGGTGATGAGTGTCGATGGAAAAAGTGTGCAGCTAAAAAAAGAAATAGCTGTGGAGGACGGAACGACGGCCGGAAGAATTGATGTTTCTTCGCTGGCGAAAGGAGATTATTTATTGGTGGTGAAGATGAAAGATGGAACGATGGTGGAGAAGATGTTCAGTCGGTGA
- a CDS encoding SIR2 family protein, translating into MTNHITIDGRTIDSTFAFERTAGDDLAYQAALLEYFRDEEKIPLNKLAKYYLNENLNFLCGSGTSVAIGGKTINKGENPFEGILTELKAIADPKEYIGQLIKFFQSDELLEKKFDKINQEHLYYLNNKDDVAAATIIKQYLDKALKIFVDKYVPFPIDYVMDKLGIHELFINKIISRKETLNRPKIFTPNYDLAFENACEKIGVSYNNGFRGVHMRKFDPDTFHNETYIKQDSGDKGKRIATYLNIYKLHGSISWQYAESINDLYNLKEIQVSDTSKKSDFSFDSLMIYPIQTKKSYSLDLPYSELFRNFSKCLTETQNTLVAIGYSFIDEHINDIIRTGLYNPNLTLIIHSYGLIDDKSPLFLQTLKSRSVSDNRIIIFEGALVGDFTNVVKHLIPLNSFIPPKETIIDTLKELTK; encoded by the coding sequence ATGACAAACCACATAACAATAGACGGCAGGACAATTGATTCAACTTTTGCATTTGAACGGACAGCGGGAGACGACCTTGCATACCAAGCTGCGTTGCTTGAATATTTTAGGGACGAAGAAAAAATCCCATTAAACAAACTCGCCAAATATTATCTAAATGAAAACTTGAATTTTTTGTGTGGTTCTGGGACATCGGTTGCAATTGGCGGTAAGACAATTAACAAAGGCGAAAATCCCTTTGAGGGAATATTGACTGAATTAAAAGCAATAGCAGACCCCAAAGAATACATAGGACAGCTCATAAAGTTTTTTCAATCGGACGAGTTGCTTGAGAAGAAATTTGATAAAATAAATCAAGAGCATTTATACTACTTAAATAACAAAGATGATGTGGCTGCCGCCACAATCATCAAGCAGTATTTGGACAAAGCATTAAAGATATTTGTTGATAAATATGTTCCGTTTCCTATTGACTATGTTATGGACAAATTGGGCATTCACGAATTGTTCATCAACAAAATAATCAGCCGAAAGGAAACGCTAAACCGACCAAAGATATTTACACCAAACTATGACCTTGCATTTGAAAATGCTTGCGAAAAAATTGGAGTAAGCTACAACAATGGATTTAGAGGTGTGCATATGAGGAAATTTGACCCCGACACATTTCATAATGAAACATACATCAAACAAGATTCAGGAGATAAAGGTAAACGAATTGCCACCTATTTGAACATTTACAAACTTCACGGTAGTATCTCTTGGCAATACGCTGAAAGTATAAATGACTTGTATAATCTAAAAGAAATTCAAGTTTCGGACACTTCAAAAAAGTCAGATTTCTCTTTTGATTCACTTATGATTTATCCGATTCAAACTAAAAAGTCATACTCACTTGATTTACCGTATAGTGAACTGTTTAGAAACTTTTCAAAATGCTTGACGGAAACCCAAAACACTTTGGTTGCAATTGGCTACTCATTTATAGACGAACACATTAACGACATAATTAGAACAGGACTATACAATCCAAACCTCACACTCATTATTCACTCCTACGGCTTAATAGACGATAAAAGCCCATTGTTTTTGCAGACACTAAAAAGCAGAAGTGTAAGCGATAATCGAATAATAATATTTGAGGGTGCATTAGTTGGAGACTTTACAAATGTTGTAAAACATTTAATCCCACTAAATTCCTTTATCCCACCAAAGGAAACAATCATTGACACCCTTAAAGAACTTACAAAGTAA
- a CDS encoding NAD(P)(+) transhydrogenase (Re/Si-specific) subunit beta — translation MRHDLLELSYLIGSVTFIIGMKIMGNARTARRGNLIGAFGMTVAIFGTIFLFQKSDENGVADINYHVPVLVYGLIAFAIILGTLIGFITAKKVQMTKMPELVSMFNGMGGACAALIGLMEYEHYLDKTSALIPIVAGIVIGSISFSGSFIAFLKLNGTMNKPIRLPAYNIINSIVMLGVFSFGAWMVYSHPEGHMMLYALFGCAIVYGILFAVPIGGADMPVVISLLNSFTGLAAAFGGFLYGNYVMLTGGILVGSAGTLLTLEMCKAMNRPLSNVIFGAFGGGTAAAGGDQTKGSVKDVSVSDLAVMMNYSKKVVIVPGYGLAVAQAQHVIHELEMLLEERGVEVKYAIHPVAGRMPGHMNVLLAESNVAYEKLVEMDDINPEFEQTDVVLIVGANDVVNPAAKSDPSSPIYGMPILEVDKAKNVIVNKRSMNAGYAGIDNLLFYNPKCSMFFGDAKKALTELVAELKTME, via the coding sequence ATGCGACACGATCTTTTAGAATTATCTTATTTAATCGGTTCCGTCACTTTCATCATCGGAATGAAAATAATGGGCAATGCACGCACGGCACGCCGCGGAAATCTCATTGGTGCTTTCGGTATGACAGTTGCGATCTTCGGAACAATTTTTCTTTTTCAGAAAAGTGATGAGAACGGTGTGGCCGATATCAACTATCACGTGCCTGTGCTCGTGTACGGACTCATTGCCTTTGCGATCATTCTCGGAACACTTATCGGGTTCATCACGGCGAAAAAAGTGCAGATGACAAAAATGCCGGAGCTTGTTTCCATGTTCAATGGAATGGGCGGCGCCTGCGCTGCACTCATCGGCTTGATGGAGTACGAACACTATCTCGACAAAACAAGTGCGCTCATTCCTATTGTTGCAGGAATTGTGATCGGAAGTATTTCTTTTTCCGGTTCTTTCATTGCATTCCTGAAACTGAATGGAACAATGAATAAACCGATCCGTCTTCCGGCTTACAATATCATCAACTCGATCGTGATGCTCGGCGTTTTCAGTTTCGGAGCGTGGATGGTTTACTCGCACCCCGAAGGACACATGATGTTGTATGCATTGTTTGGATGCGCGATCGTTTACGGAATTCTTTTTGCGGTGCCGATCGGTGGCGCCGACATGCCGGTTGTAATTTCATTGCTCAACTCATTCACCGGGCTCGCTGCGGCATTCGGTGGATTTCTCTATGGAAATTATGTAATGCTCACCGGCGGAATTCTTGTTGGCTCTGCCGGAACGCTGCTCACACTTGAAATGTGTAAAGCAATGAATCGTCCGCTGAGCAATGTAATTTTCGGCGCTTTCGGTGGAGGAACTGCAGCGGCCGGCGGCGATCAGACGAAAGGTTCTGTCAAAGATGTTTCAGTAAGTGATCTTGCGGTGATGATGAACTATTCCAAAAAAGTTGTCATCGTTCCGGGTTATGGCCTCGCGGTTGCGCAGGCGCAGCACGTGATACATGAATTGGAAATGTTGCTCGAAGAACGAGGAGTGGAAGTGAAGTATGCAATTCATCCGGTAGCAGGACGCATGCCCGGACACATGAACGTTCTTCTTGCAGAATCAAATGTTGCGTATGAAAAATTAGTGGAGATGGATGACATCAATCCTGAATTCGAACAGACCGATGTAGTTTTAATTGTAGGTGCGAATGACGTGGTGAATCCAGCTGCGAAATCAGATCCGTCTTCACCTATTTATGGAATGCCAATTCTCGAAGTGGATAAAGCAAAAAATGTGATCGTGAATAAACGTTCCATGAATGCAGGTTACGCCGGAATTGATAATCTTCTTTTTTACAATCCGAAATGTTCGATGTTCTTCGGCGATGCGAAAAAAGCGCTCACGGAGTTGGTGGCGGAATTGAAGACGATGGAATAA
- a CDS encoding VOC family protein, producing the protein MEDTKKQTDSAAADKSNSPADTTPKVTGIGGIFFFSNDPKETREWYRKNLGIEANDYGSSFESRNVNRPDEINTLQWTPFKNGSEYFSPSKKDFMINYRVQNIEGLVNKLKANGVTILDSIAAYDYGKFIHIMDAEGNKIELWEPVDSISKIK; encoded by the coding sequence ATGGAAGACACAAAAAAACAAACAGACAGCGCGGCTGCAGACAAATCAAATTCACCCGCAGACACTACACCAAAGGTGACAGGAATAGGCGGCATTTTCTTTTTTTCAAACGATCCGAAGGAAACGAGAGAATGGTACCGTAAGAACCTGGGAATTGAAGCCAATGACTATGGTTCGAGTTTTGAATCCAGGAACGTTAACAGGCCCGATGAAATAAATACGCTTCAATGGACTCCTTTCAAAAATGGAAGTGAATATTTTTCTCCATCCAAAAAAGATTTTATGATCAATTACCGGGTTCAGAATATTGAAGGGCTTGTAAACAAACTCAAAGCAAACGGGGTAACCATACTGGACAGCATTGCGGCTTACGACTACGGAAAATTTATCCATATTATGGATGCAGAAGGCAACAAGATCGAACTGTGGGAGCCGGTTGACAGCATTTCAAAAATTAAATAG
- a CDS encoding type II toxin-antitoxin system RelE/ParE family toxin, translating into MKLKLSKKALADIEGIWLFTVENWSVEQADRYYNLIFDEIEFLTKNPLSGKDYASVRKNYRCSRVQSHLIFYRIATNKETVEIIRVLHQRMDIETILHE; encoded by the coding sequence GTGAAATTAAAATTAAGCAAAAAAGCACTTGCAGACATTGAAGGTATATGGCTTTTTACGGTTGAAAATTGGTCTGTTGAACAAGCTGACAGATATTACAATTTGATCTTTGATGAAATTGAATTTCTAACCAAAAATCCTTTATCAGGTAAAGATTATGCCTCTGTTAGAAAGAATTATCGCTGTTCAAGAGTTCAATCTCATTTGATATTTTATCGAATCGCCACAAACAAAGAAACGGTTGAAATAATTCGTGTCTTACATCAACGAATGGACATTGAAACTATTTTGCATGAATGA
- a CDS encoding T9SS type A sorting domain-containing protein, protein MSIRNFLPCIFIFLPGIIFSQHDLHFISDIERKSFSDSRISPSTQALDNSNFIYQRCEWNVDPAVRFISGKITTYFIPNTTLTQLEFDLSDSLIADSVFYHNAQITFTHANEILTANFPSSISSLDSVSVFYHGVPPSTGFGSFSTSTHAGVPVMWTLSQPNGASDWWPCKENLADKIDSVDIIVSCPVAYRVASNGLLVNEMINGGTRTDEWKHRYPIATYLICFAVSNYSIFTNSVPFNGDTVKVYNYVYPEDSLISVFPSNDIVQQMQLYDTLFGEYPFKNEKYGHAQCNFGGGMEHQTMTFIGGYSYELLAHELAHHWFGDKVTCASWHDIWLNEGFATYLSGLCYEHYTPTIYWKPFLAGRISNVTSQPDGTVYCPDTLNVNRIFDDRLEYAKAAMILHTLRWVIGDSAWYAGVNAYLNDAVCSYGFATTDLLKTHLETAGGQNLTWYFNDWYFGAGYPSYHISWHQDLAGIAYFTVTQFQSDASVNFFELPLPIEFKDATHDTIIRVQNNFSGETFSVQLPFFADSLKFDPDYWIISANNVVNYVVPNFSDPGLVVNPNPATDHLVVSSGNGSTGSGIVNIYDVSGRVVFQYNLTFNGTAQQQNIFVGNLDKGMYVLVIDTDQGKLTQRFVKE, encoded by the coding sequence ATGAGTATTCGGAATTTTCTGCCTTGTATTTTTATTTTTCTGCCGGGAATTATTTTCTCCCAGCATGATCTCCATTTCATTTCCGATATCGAACGAAAATCATTTTCCGATTCAAGGATTTCTCCATCCACGCAGGCACTCGACAATTCAAATTTCATTTACCAGCGCTGCGAATGGAATGTGGATCCAGCGGTAAGATTTATTTCAGGAAAGATCACGACCTATTTTATTCCGAACACAACACTCACTCAACTTGAATTTGATCTTTCCGATTCGTTGATCGCTGACAGTGTTTTTTATCACAACGCGCAGATAACTTTTACGCACGCGAATGAAATTCTCACGGCGAATTTTCCATCTTCGATTTCTTCACTCGATTCGGTTTCTGTTTTTTACCACGGCGTTCCTCCTTCAACAGGATTCGGATCTTTCAGCACGAGTACACACGCGGGCGTGCCCGTGATGTGGACGCTCTCGCAACCGAATGGCGCAAGCGACTGGTGGCCGTGCAAAGAGAATCTCGCAGATAAAATTGATTCGGTCGATATTATTGTGAGTTGCCCTGTTGCATATCGTGTTGCTTCGAATGGTTTGCTTGTGAATGAAATGATCAATGGCGGAACAAGAACGGATGAGTGGAAACACCGTTACCCTATTGCAACTTATCTTATTTGTTTTGCAGTGAGCAATTATTCCATCTTCACAAATTCAGTTCCGTTCAACGGCGATACTGTGAAAGTTTACAATTATGTTTATCCGGAAGATTCTTTGATTTCTGTTTTTCCTTCCAACGATATTGTTCAGCAAATGCAATTGTATGATACGCTCTTCGGTGAATATCCTTTCAAAAATGAAAAGTACGGCCACGCGCAATGTAATTTCGGCGGGGGAATGGAACACCAGACGATGACGTTCATTGGCGGATACAGTTATGAATTGCTCGCGCATGAATTAGCGCATCATTGGTTCGGAGATAAAGTGACCTGCGCATCGTGGCACGACATCTGGCTCAATGAAGGTTTCGCAACTTATCTCAGCGGATTGTGTTACGAACATTACACTCCGACAATTTACTGGAAACCATTTTTGGCAGGAAGAATTTCGAACGTCACTTCGCAACCCGATGGAACTGTTTATTGTCCCGACACTTTGAATGTGAATCGCATTTTCGATGATCGTCTCGAATATGCAAAAGCAGCAATGATCCTGCACACGCTGCGTTGGGTGATCGGTGATAGCGCGTGGTACGCAGGTGTGAATGCTTATCTTAACGATGCTGTTTGTTCGTATGGATTTGCAACAACAGATCTGCTGAAAACGCATCTCGAAACTGCAGGCGGACAGAATCTCACCTGGTATTTCAACGACTGGTATTTCGGCGCAGGATATCCGTCGTATCATATTTCCTGGCACCAGGATCTTGCAGGCATCGCTTATTTCACGGTCACGCAATTTCAATCCGATGCTTCGGTGAATTTTTTCGAGTTACCGTTGCCAATAGAATTCAAAGACGCGACGCACGATACGATCATCCGCGTGCAGAATAATTTTTCAGGAGAAACATTTTCGGTTCAGCTTCCATTCTTCGCCGATAGTTTGAAATTCGATCCCGATTACTGGATCATCTCTGCGAATAACGTGGTGAATTATGTGGTTCCGAATTTTTCCGATCCCGGCCTTGTCGTGAATCCCAATCCTGCAACGGATCATCTCGTGGTGAGTTCCGGCAACGGCAGCACCGGAAGCGGGATCGTGAATATCTATGATGTTTCCGGGCGAGTTGTATTCCAATACAACCTTACTTTCAACGGCACCGCGCAACAGCAGAATATTTTTGTGGGCAACCTCGACAAAGGAATGTACGTGCTGGTAATCGATACCGATCAGGGAAAACTGACGCAGCGGTTTGTGAAGGAGTGA
- a CDS encoding ATP-binding protein, with protein sequence MAFKIGAVYRITNRYLEIIHDKDIFSKPISSGNGLHIVGMLNSYVSIPLFNSQNAIGIIFEQLEPSKEREVLFSPKANVIISKIRLIGTFNPINNTFKRGVDYFPTLDADVFTVEEKQLESIYNSTIKADSATLQVGSDIYFNQVNINADPNILFGKHCAVFGNTGSGKSCTVTSILQGIYLDKGRLQNATNKHLKTIIIDSNEEYSGIFNDQNGKPAWVVLKDYTDLELSHKDLSFYELTQLLKEDSPNVIPYLKSAVEKLKGSKNVDDKIYYDFAQLQVEIENAVPIDRNGNRDNFTIGFLKHIIMRIKHFSSDERFKAVFNKTGNTIETFLNSETETVLILSLRVANDILALLVYMISKSIFNYKSNPAHRGKDNILLVLEEAHRYISTTSTDQINNYYIDKLAREGRKFGVNLMVSTQRPSEVSNTVISQCNSLIVHKITNSRDLEFIRNTIEYDDKSQIDLLTSLKQQQALVLGEAFAFSSLIKIADANPLPHSETPKIFTLDK encoded by the coding sequence ATGGCATTTAAAATTGGAGCAGTTTATCGCATTACAAATAGGTATTTAGAAATAATACACGACAAGGATATTTTTTCCAAACCAATTTCATCTGGAAATGGATTACACATTGTAGGGATGTTGAACAGCTATGTTTCAATTCCTCTTTTCAATTCACAAAATGCTATCGGAATAATCTTTGAGCAATTAGAGCCTTCAAAAGAAAGAGAGGTTTTGTTTTCTCCCAAAGCCAATGTGATAATTTCTAAAATCAGACTAATAGGCACTTTCAATCCTATAAACAATACATTTAAAAGAGGCGTTGACTATTTCCCTACGTTAGATGCAGATGTTTTCACAGTTGAAGAAAAACAACTTGAATCTATTTACAATTCCACCATCAAAGCAGATTCGGCAACTCTGCAAGTTGGTAGCGACATATATTTCAATCAGGTAAATATTAACGCTGACCCAAATATCTTGTTTGGAAAGCATTGTGCAGTCTTTGGCAATACAGGCAGCGGAAAATCTTGCACTGTTACATCAATCTTGCAGGGCATTTATCTTGACAAAGGAAGGTTACAAAACGCAACAAACAAACACTTAAAAACAATCATAATTGATTCCAATGAAGAATATTCGGGAATATTCAATGACCAAAATGGAAAACCAGCTTGGGTTGTTTTAAAAGACTACACCGACTTGGAATTATCTCACAAGGATTTGAGTTTTTATGAATTAACGCAATTACTAAAAGAAGATTCGCCAAACGTAATACCATATTTAAAAAGTGCCGTTGAAAAACTCAAAGGATCAAAAAATGTTGATGACAAAATTTATTATGATTTTGCACAACTTCAAGTTGAAATTGAAAATGCAGTTCCAATTGACAGGAATGGAAATCGAGACAATTTCACAATAGGCTTTTTGAAACACATCATAATGAGAATTAAACATTTTTCTTCTGATGAAAGATTTAAAGCCGTGTTTAATAAAACAGGAAACACAATCGAAACGTTTCTGAATTCTGAAACTGAAACGGTTTTGATTTTATCTTTAAGAGTTGCAAACGATATTTTGGCTTTGTTAGTTTATATGATTAGCAAAAGCATTTTTAACTACAAATCAAATCCAGCCCATAGAGGAAAAGACAACATTTTATTAGTGTTGGAGGAGGCACACAGATATATTTCGACAACATCAACCGACCAAATCAATAACTATTACATTGACAAATTAGCAAGAGAGGGACGAAAGTTTGGCGTAAATCTTATGGTTTCTACTCAACGACCTTCTGAAGTTTCAAACACAGTAATTTCTCAATGCAATTCTTTGATAGTTCACAAAATAACAAACAGCAGAGATTTAGAATTTATTAGAAACACAATAGAATATGACGACAAAAGCCAAATTGACTTATTGACAAGCCTGAAACAACAACAAGCGTTGGTATTAGGAGAAGCATTTGCATTTTCATCGCTCATAAAAATTGCAGACGCAAACCCTTTACCACACAGCGAGACACCTAAAATATTTACATTGGACAAATAA
- a CDS encoding type II toxin-antitoxin system ParD family antitoxin, with protein MSKNTSILLGEYFEKFINNQVRSGRYASASEVIRTALRLFEQEETQKKVLIKELKSGEKSGFVHQVDRKLQLKKLHAKHL; from the coding sequence ATGTCAAAAAACACTTCTATTTTATTGGGGGAATATTTTGAAAAATTTATCAATAACCAGGTTAGATCAGGTCGTTACGCTTCCGCCAGCGAAGTTATTAGAACTGCTTTGAGGCTTTTTGAACAAGAAGAAACTCAAAAGAAGGTACTGATCAAAGAACTGAAGTCAGGTGAAAAGTCGGGGTTCGTGCATCAAGTTGACAGAAAGCTTCAGCTTAAAAAACTTCATGCTAAACATCTGTAA